The Horticoccus luteus DNA window CAACGATCCCACCGCCGAATTCTTCGCCGACGACGACGTCCAGTTTCTGAAATTCCACGGCGTGTATCAGCAGGACGACCGCGATCTGCGCAAGACCGGCAAAAAATACATGATGATGGTCCGCAGCCGCATTCCCGGCGGCGTGATGACCTCCGCGCAGTGGCTCACCTTCGACCGCCTTTCCACCGAACACGGCAACAACACCCTGCGCGTCACCACGCGCCAGTGCATCCAGTTCCACGGCGTGCTGAAGCCCGGCCTTCGCTCCGTCATCAACGGCATCGTTCAATCCCTTCTCTCCACCCGCGCCGCCTGCGGCGACGTCAGCCGCAACGTCACCGCCTCGCCCACGCCCGCCGTCACCAAAGCGCGCGCCCAGGTTTACGCCGACGCCCTGCGCACCGCCTACGCCCTCGCGCCCCGCACCGCCGCCTACGACTCCATCTGGATCGATAACGAGCAGCTCAACCTCGAAGATCCCGCGCACAAAGGCTTCGTCGATCCGCTCTACGGCGACGCTTATCTCCCCCGCAAATTCAAGGCGTCCTTCGTGATTCCGCCGGTTAACGACATGGACGTCTTCACCAACGACATTGGCTTCATCGCCATCGTCGAAGGCGATCGCCTCCTCGGTTACAATGTCGCCGTCGGCGGCGGCATGGGCCGCAGCCACGGCAACGCCGAAACGTATCCGCGTCTCGCCGATGTCATCGGCTTCGTCGAATCCGCCAACATCATCCCCGTCGCCCAGGCGGTGCTCACGATCTTCCGCGATTACGGCGATCGCATGAACCGCAAACACGCGCGCTTCAAATACGTCGTCGAAGAAATGGGCTCCGACTGGGTGCGCGACGAAGTCGTCCGTCGCACCGGCATCGCGATTCCCCCGGCGCGCCCCTATGAGTTCACCAGCACGGGTGACGTCTACGGCTGGAATCGCGCCGTCGACGGTTCGCTCTTCCTCACGCTCTTCGTCGAAACCGGCCGCATCAAAGACGTCGACGGTCACCGCATGAAGACCGCCTTGCGCGAGGTCGCGGAGCAGTTCCCCCACTTCGAGTTCCGCCTCAGCGCCAACCAGAACGTCATCCTCGCCAACATCCCCGACGCCGATCGTCCGCGCCTCGACGCGCTGCTCGCGAGCCACGGCGTGAAGACCGAGCGTCAGGCCTCCCTTCTTCACGCCTCCGCGATGGCGTGCCCCGCCCTCCCGACCTGCGGCCTCGCGCTCGCCGAGTCTGAGCGCATGTTGCCCGGCCTCATCGACAAGATCGAAGCGATCACGGCCGAGCTCGGCCTCGCCGACGAGGAAATCATCATTCGCTCCACCGGCTGCCCCAACGGTTGCGCCCGCCCCTACACCGCCGAACTCGCGTTCGTCGGCAAAGCGCCCGGCCGTTACCAAATCTGGCTCGGCGCCAACGCCGCCGGTTCCCGCCTTAATCGCCTCTACCGCGACGCCGTGAAAGAACCGGACATCGAAAACGAGCTCCGCGCCGTCTTCACGCGCTGGCGCGACGAACGCCTCCCCGGCGAACGCCTCGGCGATTTCGTCGCCCGCGTCATCTGGGCCGAGCAAGCCGCCGCCCAGGCCGCCGCCGCTGCCGCCACGCCGCCACCCGCGCCCGTCGCCGCCGCCGTCGCCTGAGCAACAACGCTCCACTTCCTCCCGCTTCCTCTTCCCGCTCGCGTTTCCCTCCATGAAGGAAAAAGCCCGCCGCAGTCTCGTGAAAGCCATCTCCTGGCGCGTCACAGGCACGCTCGATACGATCGTGATCTCCTACCTCATCACCGGCCAGGCCAAGTGGGCCTTCAGTATTGGGTTCGTGGAGCTGTTCACGAAAGTCACCCTCTACTTCATCCACGAACGCGTCTGGGACCGGCTCTCATTCGGCCGCGTCAACCCCGCGTCAACGTATTCCATTTAACGTCCCGCCTCCGTCCCGCCATGTCCGCTTTTTCGCCCGACCAAATCGCCGCCGCCAACGCCGCCCTCCGCACCCAGTCCCCGCTCGACGTCGTGCGTTGGGCGATCGCGCAAGCCCACGGCCGCGCCATCGTCTCCACCAACTTTCGCCCTTACGAAGCCGTCGTCCTCCATCTCGCCACGCAGGTGCAGCCCGACATTCCCGTCCTCTGGGTCGATCACGGCTACAATCGCGCCGCCACCTACCAACACGCCGAAGCCCTGCGCGCGCGCCTCAAGTTGAACCTGCAACCCTATCTCCCGCGCCTCACGCCCGCGCACCGCGATGCCATCTACGGCGGGATTCCCACGCTCGATGACGAGGAGGGCCTGAAGAAATTCAGCGCGCAGATGAAACTCGAACCGTTCCAACGCGGCATGCGCGAACTCGCGCCCACCGTCTGGATCACCGCACTTCGCCAGGTGCAAAATCCCCATCGCGCCGGCCTCGACCTCGTCTCCCACGACGCCAACTTCAACTCCCTCAAGGTCAGCCCCGTTTTCTATTTCAGCGACGCCGAGATGGAAGCCTACCTCGCGGAGCACCAACTCCCCAACGAGTGGGACTATTTCGATCCCGCGAAAGCCGACGAAAAACGCGAATGCGGCCTCCACGCCGCCTGGGGCGGTCGCGCCGTCGCCTCCGCTCAATAATCCCGTGACGCCTTCCCTCGACTCTCCGGTCCGCGTGCACAACTACCACCTCGACCATCTCCAGCACCTCGAATCCGAGGCGATCCACCTCATGCGCGAGGTCGCCGGCGAATTCGAACGCCCCGCGCTCCTGTTTTCCGGCGGCAAGGATTCCATCTGCCTCCTGCGCCTCGCCGAAAAAGCGTTCCGCCCGTCGGATATTCCGATGCCGCTGCTCAACGTCGACACCGGCCACCACTTCCCCGAGCTCAACGCGTTTCGCGATCGCCGCGCCGCCGAGCTCGGCGCCAAGCTGATCATCCGCCGCGTCGAAGACGCCATCGCCCAAGGCATCGCCACGCCCGCGCCCGGCGAAATCAGCCGCAACAAACTCCAGATCCCCACCCTCCTCGCCGCCATCGAGGAATTCCGTTTCGACGCCTGCATCGGCGGCGCCCGGCGCGACGAAGAAAAGGCCCGCGCCAAAGAACGCTTCTTCAGTTTCCGCGACAGCTTCGGCCAGTGGGACCCAAAAAACCAGCGCCCCGAAATCTGGAATCTCTACAACGGCCGCCTCAACGCCGGCGAAAACATGCGCATTTTTCCCCTCTCCAATTGGACGGAGATGGACGTGTGGGAATACATCCGCCGCGAGCAGCTTGAGGTGCCCAGCATCTATTTCAGCCACCGCCGCTCCTGCGTCCGCCGCCACGGCCAATGGCTGCCCGTCACCGATATTCTCCCGCCGAAACCCGGCGAGACCGTGCGCGAACTCGTCGTCCGCGTGCGCACCATCGGCGATATCATCAGCACCGGCCTCGTCGAGTCGCCGGCCGACACCTTCGACGACATCATCGCCGAAATCGCCGCCGCCCGCGTCACCGAACGCGGCTCGCGCGCCGACGACAAAGCCTCCGAAGCCGCCATGGAAGACCGCAAAAAAGCCGGCTACTTCTGATCCCCGTTTCCCGCGCCTGAACACATGTCCATTTCTCCCGCTCCCGAATTGAACGCCACCCTCGCCCCCGAGCCGCTCTCGCCGTCGTCCATTGCCTCGACGGCGCTCGCCACGCACCCGATCGACATCCTCCGCTTCAACACCTGCGGCAGCGTCGACGACGGCAAGTCCACCCTCATCGGCCGGCTCCTCTACGATTCAAAATCGCTGATGGAAGATCAGATCGAGGCGCTCGAACGCTCCGCCGACATCACCGGCGGCGGCCAGATCAATCTCGCCAACCTCACCGACGGCCTCCGCGCCGAGCGCGAGCAAGGCATCACGATCGACGTCGCCTACCGCTACTTTGCCACGCCCCGCCGCAAGTTCATCATCGCGGATACGCCCGGCCACGTCCAATACACGCGCAACATGGTCACGGGCGCCTCCACGGCGAACCTCTCCATCGTGCTGGTCGACGCCCGCACCGGCGTCATCGAGCAAAGCCGCCGCCACTCCTGCCTCGCCTCGCTCCTGCGCATTCCCCACCTCGTCGTCGCGGTCAACAAAATGGACCTCGTCGGCTGGAGCGAAGAACGCTTCCGCGAGATTCGCGACGACTTCGAAAAATTCCTCCCGCGCCTCGATATCAAGGACGTCAAGTTCATCCCGATCAGCGCGCTCAATGGCGACAACGTCGTCTCGCCTTCCCCTCACACCCCCTGGCACGTCGGTCCCCCGCTGCTCGGCCACCTCGAGACCGTCCACATCGCCAGCGATTGGAACCTCTCCGGCTTCCGCTTCCCCGTGCAATGGGTCAACCGTCCGCATTCCCCGAGCAACCCGCGCTTGCACGACTTCCGCGGCCTCAGCGGCCAGATCGCCGGCGGCGTCGTCCGCCGCGGTCAGAAAGTGCTCGTGCTCCCCGCCGGCATCACCACCTCCATCAAACAAATCTGGACCTACGACGGACCCGTGGACGAAGCCTTCTGCCCGCAATCCGTCACGCTCGTGCTGGAGCACGACCTCGACGTCAGCCGCGGCAACATGATCGTCGGCCTCGACGACTTCATGCCCGGCGCCGGCAGCAATCTCCACGCGAAGATCTGCTGGATGCACCCGCGCCCGCTTCAACGCGGCAAAAAATACCTCCTCAAGCACACGACCAACACTGTCCAGGCGGTCGTCTCCGAAATCGAAAACCGCATCGACATCACGACGCTCGAACCCCGTTCCGCGCCGGCCGAACTCGCACTCAACGACATTGGCGAAATTCGCCTGCGCACCGCCAAGCCGCTCTTCTACGACGGCTACGCGACCAATCGTCTCACGGGCTCGTTCATCCTCATCGAGCAAGGCACCAACGCCACCGTCGCCGCCGGCATGCTCCTCCCACCCAAGCAAGTCGTGCGCGCCGACGAAATCGACTTCGTCATCTGACGCCCGCTCCCCGGAAACGCGCGCCGTGCGCTCCGCCGCACGGCCGCTCCCGCGCTGCTCGTCTCCACCGCGCGCTGCGCCGCGTTCTTCGCCCGCAAATCGGTTTACTCTTCCGCGCACGCCTGTTACCTCTCTGCCCGTGAAGATTTCCGTCAAAGTCGACTATGCGTGCCGCGTGCTGACTGAAATCGCCCGACTGCACGGCACCGGCACCCTCGCGCAAATCGAGCACCTGGCGAAAACCGAGGCCGTCCCCCCTACGTTTCTCGCGCAAATTCTCAGCGAATTGCGCAACGGCGGGCTCATCACCAGCCGCCGCGGCGCCCAAGGCGGTTACGCGCTCGCCCGCCCGGCCGACCAGATTTCCCTCTACGACATCGTCACCGTCATCGATGGCGATGTCCTCGAACTCAGTGGCAACCACGCCGGCCGCACCGGCCGCCGCCTGCGCGCGGTCTGGCAGGACATCCGCACCGACCTCGCCGAGAAAATGAAAAGCTACACCGTCGACCGGCTGCTCGCGCAAAACGCCGCGGAAATGTATTACATCTGAGCGCACCCGCCTCGCCGGGTCGCCGCCCGCGCCGCTATGCCGCGATTTTGACTCGCCTGCGCTCCCGCCCTGCCCTCCGTTTTCCCGACCGCCCTGCATGAGTCTCGAGTCCATCAAACAAGCGCTCCTCCAATCCTACGATGCGGATGGCGGCATCAACCATCTCGACGGCATCAACCTGCCCGGCCAGGAATCCGTCAACCTCCTCGCTGCGCAGTTCATGCACCTGCTGTTTCCCGGTTATTTCGAGGAGACTGGTCTGAGCAAAAACGAAGTCCCCGCGTGGGTCGACCGCCTCCTCGCCAGCGTCGATGCGCGCCTGGCCGCCGAGATCGAAAAGAGTCTCCGCTTCGCCCGTCGCGATGAGCCCGCCCGCCTCGCCCGCGAACTCACCACCGCCACGCTCAGCCGCCTCCCCGAAGTCCGCCGCATCGTGCAGACCGATGTCGCCGCCGCCTACCGCGGCGATCCCGCCGCCCGCAGCGTCGAGGAAATCATTCTCGCGTATCCGTGCGTGCTCGTGATCTCGCTCCAACGCGTCGCCCACGTCCTCTATTCGCTCAACGTGCCGCTGCTTCCGCGCATGCTCACCGAATACGCCCACGAACGCACCGGCTGCGACATCCATCCGGGCGCCGAAATCGGCTCCCACTTCTTTGTCGATCACGGCACCGGCGTCGTCATCGGCGAAACCGCCCGGATCGGCCACCACGTCAAAATCTACCAAGGCGTCACGCTCGGCGCGAAGTCCTTCCAAGTCGACGATTCTGGCGCGCCCGTGAAAGGCGTGAAGCGCCACCCGAAACTCGAGGACCACGTCGTGGTTTATCCCGGCGCCACGATTCTCGGCGGCGATACCGTCATCGGCGAAAACTCCGTCGTCGGCTCCAACGTCTGGCTCATGCAATCGATGCCGCCCAACAGCATCGCCTATTACCAAGGCGACCAGGCTTCCATCGTCCGCGCCCGGCGCAAAAAAGACGATCTCCTCGGCGACAACGGCGGCGATTGGATGATCTGACGCCGCTCGCGTTTCCGCGCGCCCCCGCGCGTTCGCCATTCCGTCCATCGCCGGCGCTCAACGCCGCTTGCGCAGCACCGCCACCGATTGCCCGAGCGCGCCCACGCCGGTGAGCTTCCTCCCGTCGTCGAGCACCACTTCGCCCTCAAACGGGATGTGCGGTTTGTCGCCGTCCCACACCGCCTCCACGTCCATCTCCAAATAATACGCCCACCGCTTGATCGCTTCCCGGTCCATGAACTGGTTCAAGTGATCGCCCGGCTGCCCGTGCTCGAGCATGTGGCGAAACACTTCCCAGTGCGACGGAATGAAGAACTCGAGAAACGAAAACACGATCGCGCCGCCCGGTTTCAACACCCGCTTCGCCTCCTGCAGGTAGCGATAACTGTCCTCATGCTTCAAATGCGTGAGCACCGAGAAGAAACACACGAAGTCCGCCGTGTTGTCCGGCGCCTCGATCTTCACGCCGTTGGCCACCGCAAAGACCCAGTCCGACCGCTGCGCCAGTTCGCGCGCATACGCCAGCAACTCCTCCACCACATCCGTGCCGAGATACCGCACGCCTGGCACTGCCGCGAGCTGGCACGCCAGCCGCCCGCTGCCACAGCCCACATCGATCACCCGCGAATCCGCCGTCAGGCCGAGCTGCACCAGCAACGCACACTCCAGCTTGCCCATCGCCAGAAAATTTCCGCCCACCGCCTCCCGCAACGCCGCGTCGCGATCCAGTTTCGCCCGCAAGCGGGCCACATGGGCGGGATAAGTGACAAGGAAGCCGTCGTTCATACGCGGGGGAAAAGAAGGGGCCGCGCCTTGCCCGGCGCAACGGCGAAAACCTCATTCGCCGCTCCACTTTGGCCCCCGCCGCTCCGTCATCCCTCCGCTCCAAACGTGATTCCCTGCGCCAGCGGCAACGCGTCCGAATAATTTACCGTCGCCGTCTGCCGGCGCATATACGCCTTCCACGCATCGCTGCCGCTCTCCCGCCCGCCGCCCGTCTCCTTCTCGCCCCCAAACGCCCCGCCGATCTCCGCGCCGCTCGTGCCGATGTTCACATTCGCGATGCCGCAATCGCTCCCCCGCGCGGAGAGAAATGTTTCCGCCTCGCGAAGGTCGCGCGTGAAAATCGCGGAGCTCAACCCTTGCGGCACCGCGTTCTGCCATGCGATCGCCTCCTCGAGTGTCCGGTAGCTCATCACATACAGGATCGGCGCAAACGTCTCCGCCTGCACGACCGGCCACTCGTTGCGCGCCTCCACGAGGCAGGGCGACACATACAGTCCACGCCGCCGCTCGCCGCCGCACAAAATCGTTCCGCCACTCCGCTTCGCTTCCGCCAACGCGTTCATCATTCCCGCCACC harbors:
- a CDS encoding class I SAM-dependent methyltransferase, whose amino-acid sequence is MNDGFLVTYPAHVARLRAKLDRDAALREAVGGNFLAMGKLECALLVQLGLTADSRVIDVGCGSGRLACQLAAVPGVRYLGTDVVEELLAYARELAQRSDWVFAVANGVKIEAPDNTADFVCFFSVLTHLKHEDSYRYLQEAKRVLKPGGAIVFSFLEFFIPSHWEVFRHMLEHGQPGDHLNQFMDREAIKRWAYYLEMDVEAVWDGDKPHIPFEGEVVLDDGRKLTGVGALGQSVAVLRKRR
- a CDS encoding NADPH-dependent assimilatory sulfite reductase hemoprotein subunit, with the translated sequence MLPNDPTKLSKNEHQKRSDPTLGGTISRVLNDPTAEFFADDDVQFLKFHGVYQQDDRDLRKTGKKYMMMVRSRIPGGVMTSAQWLTFDRLSTEHGNNTLRVTTRQCIQFHGVLKPGLRSVINGIVQSLLSTRAACGDVSRNVTASPTPAVTKARAQVYADALRTAYALAPRTAAYDSIWIDNEQLNLEDPAHKGFVDPLYGDAYLPRKFKASFVIPPVNDMDVFTNDIGFIAIVEGDRLLGYNVAVGGGMGRSHGNAETYPRLADVIGFVESANIIPVAQAVLTIFRDYGDRMNRKHARFKYVVEEMGSDWVRDEVVRRTGIAIPPARPYEFTSTGDVYGWNRAVDGSLFLTLFVETGRIKDVDGHRMKTALREVAEQFPHFEFRLSANQNVILANIPDADRPRLDALLASHGVKTERQASLLHASAMACPALPTCGLALAESERMLPGLIDKIEAITAELGLADEEIIIRSTGCPNGCARPYTAELAFVGKAPGRYQIWLGANAAGSRLNRLYRDAVKEPDIENELRAVFTRWRDERLPGERLGDFVARVIWAEQAAAQAAAAAATPPPAPVAAAVA
- a CDS encoding DUF2061 domain-containing protein, coding for MKEKARRSLVKAISWRVTGTLDTIVISYLITGQAKWAFSIGFVELFTKVTLYFIHERVWDRLSFGRVNPASTYSI
- a CDS encoding serine O-acetyltransferase → MSLESIKQALLQSYDADGGINHLDGINLPGQESVNLLAAQFMHLLFPGYFEETGLSKNEVPAWVDRLLASVDARLAAEIEKSLRFARRDEPARLARELTTATLSRLPEVRRIVQTDVAAAYRGDPAARSVEEIILAYPCVLVISLQRVAHVLYSLNVPLLPRMLTEYAHERTGCDIHPGAEIGSHFFVDHGTGVVIGETARIGHHVKIYQGVTLGAKSFQVDDSGAPVKGVKRHPKLEDHVVVYPGATILGGDTVIGENSVVGSNVWLMQSMPPNSIAYYQGDQASIVRARRKKDDLLGDNGGDWMI
- a CDS encoding phosphoadenosine phosphosulfate reductase family protein yields the protein MSAFSPDQIAAANAALRTQSPLDVVRWAIAQAHGRAIVSTNFRPYEAVVLHLATQVQPDIPVLWVDHGYNRAATYQHAEALRARLKLNLQPYLPRLTPAHRDAIYGGIPTLDDEEGLKKFSAQMKLEPFQRGMRELAPTVWITALRQVQNPHRAGLDLVSHDANFNSLKVSPVFYFSDAEMEAYLAEHQLPNEWDYFDPAKADEKRECGLHAAWGGRAVASAQ
- a CDS encoding RrF2 family transcriptional regulator, coding for MKISVKVDYACRVLTEIARLHGTGTLAQIEHLAKTEAVPPTFLAQILSELRNGGLITSRRGAQGGYALARPADQISLYDIVTVIDGDVLELSGNHAGRTGRRLRAVWQDIRTDLAEKMKSYTVDRLLAQNAAEMYYI
- a CDS encoding sulfate adenylyltransferase subunit 1 — protein: MSISPAPELNATLAPEPLSPSSIASTALATHPIDILRFNTCGSVDDGKSTLIGRLLYDSKSLMEDQIEALERSADITGGGQINLANLTDGLRAEREQGITIDVAYRYFATPRRKFIIADTPGHVQYTRNMVTGASTANLSIVLVDARTGVIEQSRRHSCLASLLRIPHLVVAVNKMDLVGWSEERFREIRDDFEKFLPRLDIKDVKFIPISALNGDNVVSPSPHTPWHVGPPLLGHLETVHIASDWNLSGFRFPVQWVNRPHSPSNPRLHDFRGLSGQIAGGVVRRGQKVLVLPAGITTSIKQIWTYDGPVDEAFCPQSVTLVLEHDLDVSRGNMIVGLDDFMPGAGSNLHAKICWMHPRPLQRGKKYLLKHTTNTVQAVVSEIENRIDITTLEPRSAPAELALNDIGEIRLRTAKPLFYDGYATNRLTGSFILIEQGTNATVAAGMLLPPKQVVRADEIDFVI
- the cysD gene encoding sulfate adenylyltransferase subunit CysD is translated as MREVAGEFERPALLFSGGKDSICLLRLAEKAFRPSDIPMPLLNVDTGHHFPELNAFRDRRAAELGAKLIIRRVEDAIAQGIATPAPGEISRNKLQIPTLLAAIEEFRFDACIGGARRDEEKARAKERFFSFRDSFGQWDPKNQRPEIWNLYNGRLNAGENMRIFPLSNWTEMDVWEYIRREQLEVPSIYFSHRRSCVRRHGQWLPVTDILPPKPGETVRELVVRVRTIGDIISTGLVESPADTFDDIIAEIAAARVTERGSRADDKASEAAMEDRKKAGYF